ACGGAACCGCCGATGGTCCGGATATCTTTGAAGTCCGCGGAACGGGAACAGACTGGAAATTTCTCTATGACCGTGGTCAAATCCTCGAAAATGCACGTATTAAGATTCCCGATACTGGGAGCGGCATTTGGTATACCATTAATTTGGCCGCTTCCACAATCAATTCATCCGAGGAAGTCTTGCGATTAACGACCCCTTACCGTGAGTCAGGTACTAACCCTCATCCTGCAGTTATCGCTTTTACTGCCGGTAGTGGGCCGAGTACCTATCAGTTAGAGCTCGTCTCAGAGGTCCTACCTGGTGAGGAGCCGGTTCTGTTGCCCAATGGGGCCGCCATTGATTTGGATCGCTCGTTTATCCCGGCCAGTTGGAGGTCGAATTTATTTTCACCCGGTGATGATGGTCAACCCGGTAAGAGTGGCGTTGACGATGATGGGGCAAATGGAAACGATGATGCCGCAGAACTCGGCTGGCCCGGTTCCGATGACGTACGTCTTTACTCCAGCCAGTTGGATCTGATGTTTTCTCCCCGCGGCTCGGTAATTGGAAGAGAAGCCGGCAGTGGCAAAATTCACTTTGCCATTAACTCGATTGAAAATATTAATTCGACCTGGTTAAGCGGGACCGACTATGCGGAAGGGGACCGCATTCAAATTCCTGCCCGTGGCACAGTGGGCAGCTATAGCTATACTCCCTACGATCGAACGTACGTTTGTAAGACGGCCGGCACCAGTGGTTCTGACCCTACCGTGTTTCTCGCATCAGGAGCGCGGGTTGATGGCGTCTCTTTCACAACAGACGGTTCAGTCGTTTGGGAAGTCGAGCCGAACACGTCGACGATTCTTCTCTCTTTGTACACCCGCACCGGAAGTATCAGCGCAAGCCAGCTCAATGTCTCTGGTATCGCATTTGATCCATTCAAATATGCAGAAACAGGAGAGGTGTCAAAGTGAAGTTATCTCTGATTTCTACCCCACATTTGATCAATCAACGGCCCGGTCGTGCGGGTTCCACGCTGATGGAAGTGCTCATGTCCATTTTGATTATGAGCGTTGGCGTGATCTCTCTGGCATCACTCTTTCCGGTTTCGATTCTGAATGGAGTGCAGGCAACCAATTTAACCAACGGCACCATCTTACGCTACAACGCCGAAGCCTTGATCGATTCCTTTCCCGGCCCACTCGTACACGACCCGGACGCTGATGGAAATTACCTTGAACATCGCAGTCAGGGATTCTATATCGTTGACCCTCTTGGCTACTATGCGGCCGAAGATGACAACAACACTGCTGCAACAACGTTGAAAATCCGTTTCGGTAATGACGGTAATGGAAATCGAAACCCGCAAGTTCCCCGGTATGACGCTGGTTTTTATTCAGTCGCTTTAGCACAAGCTTTGGCAGCAACACCTACACCGACACAAGCAGAAGCAATCGCAACAGCAAAAGCAGTCTCACGTCAAAATGCATTTCGTTATTTTTCCAGTCAGGATAGCTGGACTAGGCTTTATGATGTAATTCCGGTTTTCGATACCACTATTCCTACTCCGACTCCAACCTCAGTGATGGTTGATCTCTCTAGCAGCAACATTGATTTAGTTGGACTCAAGTCTATCATCGATGGAGCCGCGAACGGTGGTCGCCTGGTTTTATTTGACAGTACGGGAAAGCAGGCACAAGTACGCCCTTTGACTTCAGGTAATATTAATGATGTTACCGGCGTTATTTCCTGGACGAATCCGCTGCCTGCGAATCCGCTTTATGAGCAAATCTCACGAGTTCTGATTGAAATCCAAGACCCACGTTATTCCTACTTTTTAACAGTCAGACATGAACCCAACCAGGTTGCTTCTGTTGACGTGGTTGTTTTCTTCCGTCGAAACCTGTCGCCCGAGTTTGAAGCGCTGCATGATGTCGAAGACTTTGTTGAAGAATGGCTACCAGGGCCGGATGGCAAACCTGGTGTCGCTGGTGTCAACGATGATGGGATTAACGGAACTGACGATTATGGAGAATTCGGCGCACTGGGCTCTGATGATTATAAACGGACTTCATTCCGGCTTTATTTTAATGCGAACTACACGAATCCGCTTTTGAAAAAAGGGGGATACATTTTCGATCATCAAAACGCGCGTTGGTATCGCATTCAAAATTTTGAAAAGAGTACCAATGATGATTATGCAGATATTGTTCTGGAACAACCAATTCTAGAGTCGATTACCCGTCCTTCACCCCGTGGTGGGCACTTAGAAGGGGTCATTGTGATGCCGAATGTTGTCCAGGTCTATTCTTTGGGAAACAAGCTCGATCCAGATAATCCTTAAGATTGTTGAATTTACGATACTTCACGTCTAAATAATTCTCTCTTCAACAAGAACCTTGTATGAAAACACCGGCACAAAAAACAAATTCGAAACGACCAAAGTCAACTCGCGAGAAACGTAGCGGTTTTACGTTGGTCGAGATGCTTGTCTCTGTGGTGCTTGTCTTACTCATGATGCTGATGTTTACGCAGATCTTTGAAATACTCTCCGGATCAACGGTGAAGCAACGTGGGCTTTCGGAAAATGATCAGCGTGCCAGATTACTGACCACGATCCTGAAAGCAGATTTAGACAATCGAACATTTCAGTATTTGCTCCCCTTTGCAAGAAGAGATAATGATCTTGCTCCAGGATCTGTTCCCCCGGCCAATGATGATCCACGTAGCGAACTATTCCGAGAATCTGAACGTAGAGGGTACTTTTACATTTCTGAAAATGACCCCAATGATACGACT
This genomic interval from Gimesia alba contains the following:
- a CDS encoding PilV family protein, producing the protein MKLSLISTPHLINQRPGRAGSTLMEVLMSILIMSVGVISLASLFPVSILNGVQATNLTNGTILRYNAEALIDSFPGPLVHDPDADGNYLEHRSQGFYIVDPLGYYAAEDDNNTAATTLKIRFGNDGNGNRNPQVPRYDAGFYSVALAQALAATPTPTQAEAIATAKAVSRQNAFRYFSSQDSWTRLYDVIPVFDTTIPTPTPTSVMVDLSSSNIDLVGLKSIIDGAANGGRLVLFDSTGKQAQVRPLTSGNINDVTGVISWTNPLPANPLYEQISRVLIEIQDPRYSYFLTVRHEPNQVASVDVVVFFRRNLSPEFEALHDVEDFVEEWLPGPDGKPGVAGVNDDGINGTDDYGEFGALGSDDYKRTSFRLYFNANYTNPLLKKGGYIFDHQNARWYRIQNFEKSTNDDYADIVLEQPILESITRPSPRGGHLEGVIVMPNVVQVYSLGNKLDPDNP
- a CDS encoding pilus assembly FimT family protein, whose product is MKILSRSNLPLKYIGLKARKTPSGFTLVELLVVISILAILAVITITSINFALASDVTRSASRQVQSYLAGARDRAIYAKAPRGVRFLLDRTGSQGSTISSNRATVTSMVYIAPSEPWSRGTINLERIDESPDDGTADGPDIFEVRGTGTDWKFLYDRGQILENARIKIPDTGSGIWYTINLAASTINSSEEVLRLTTPYRESGTNPHPAVIAFTAGSGPSTYQLELVSEVLPGEEPVLLPNGAAIDLDRSFIPASWRSNLFSPGDDGQPGKSGVDDDGANGNDDAAELGWPGSDDVRLYSSQLDLMFSPRGSVIGREAGSGKIHFAINSIENINSTWLSGTDYAEGDRIQIPARGTVGSYSYTPYDRTYVCKTAGTSGSDPTVFLASGARVDGVSFTTDGSVVWEVEPNTSTILLSLYTRTGSISASQLNVSGIAFDPFKYAETGEVSK